The following coding sequences are from one bacterium SCSIO 12741 window:
- a CDS encoding polysaccharide biosynthesis tyrosine autokinase, giving the protein MILYLFEPKFKAFPLVNKKDQIIDLEDFSTYLKFLRKNALILLVFGGLGLIIALFYVHRVPEIYASKAQILLNSGDVYDYQKGLLKGLGVDNSYQSYNKTESQKRVLQSSSLINSTLDRLGFDVSYFIVGRIRTTEVFENTPFRVESDHFGGGAYGRLFGLRILDSNSYSLTFNLGEEQVVREYKFGDRILDHGFNFTVNLVTIKSPKIIEEIKKTSYEFQVNPRGALLQRFQGSLSIQSLEWTSILELTLSDRIPERASMFLDTLSATYIDYTVENKRAVNENTQAFIEKQIGEVVSLLDEIERELESYRETRAILDLSKEESEYFEKLVEYESQLNEVNLRLSSIKSLEDYMVNTSDKMMLPPSLYILEGDLYLKESINEFYSLQIERNNRLFNSTENNPYIIEIDAKIDRQRKNVLTYLENSTRAFEEQKRAVEVAVNKYTEKVKSIPKSQREILNIRRKLQIHENLYTFLLERKAETVIAEASIIPETKVIESARTIGLIAPNKNRIYGTFVLVGLLIGISLSVIRWFLIDRVESVKELMGLTPISVIGGVVQYLEKKDDGEYLISVNQPKSALAESYRAIRVNLEFTLGEMEKKPGIANKILVTSILPGEGKTFTSSNIGAILSIAHKRTVILDFDLHKPKIHRALQLDNKVGITNFLIGTEPVENIVKGTQLPNLDVISAGPIPPNGSELVMSKRVADLIRFCEENYDYVILDTPPIGPISDALVLSSYADASLFVINVNNATRRNIRSINEFWENKSIGKVALILNGIRKKRMLYSYTGYGYGYGYGLGYGYGYGYGQEYKDEES; this is encoded by the coding sequence ATGATTCTATATTTGTTTGAGCCTAAATTCAAAGCATTTCCATTGGTAAATAAGAAGGACCAGATCATAGATTTAGAAGATTTTTCGACCTATTTGAAATTTCTTCGAAAAAATGCACTTATCCTTCTCGTTTTTGGTGGATTAGGACTCATAATTGCCCTTTTTTACGTTCACCGTGTTCCCGAAATTTATGCCTCTAAGGCTCAAATATTATTGAATTCGGGTGATGTTTATGATTATCAGAAGGGACTTCTTAAAGGATTAGGTGTTGATAACTCCTATCAATCCTACAACAAAACCGAGTCTCAGAAGCGTGTTTTACAATCGTCCAGTTTGATCAATTCAACCCTGGATAGACTGGGGTTTGATGTTTCCTATTTCATTGTAGGTCGTATCCGTACGACAGAGGTTTTTGAGAACACTCCTTTTCGAGTTGAATCAGACCATTTTGGTGGTGGTGCTTACGGACGTTTATTTGGCCTTCGCATTCTGGATTCCAATTCCTATAGCCTTACCTTTAATTTGGGTGAGGAGCAGGTGGTACGTGAATACAAGTTCGGAGATCGGATTTTGGATCATGGATTCAACTTTACCGTGAATTTGGTAACCATCAAGTCTCCTAAGATCATCGAAGAGATCAAAAAGACTTCTTACGAGTTTCAAGTAAATCCAAGAGGAGCACTGCTTCAGCGTTTTCAAGGTAGCCTTTCTATTCAGAGTTTAGAATGGACAAGTATTTTGGAATTGACCCTAAGCGACCGGATTCCGGAGCGAGCTTCTATGTTCCTCGATACCCTGTCTGCTACCTACATTGATTACACGGTAGAGAACAAGCGAGCTGTAAATGAGAATACCCAGGCTTTTATCGAAAAGCAAATTGGAGAGGTGGTTTCTTTGCTGGACGAAATTGAGCGGGAATTGGAATCTTATCGAGAAACTCGGGCCATTCTCGATTTGAGCAAAGAAGAATCTGAGTATTTCGAGAAATTGGTGGAGTATGAATCTCAACTCAACGAAGTCAACCTTAGATTGAGTTCCATCAAATCCTTGGAAGATTACATGGTCAATACTTCAGATAAAATGATGTTGCCGCCTTCTCTTTATATATTAGAAGGTGATCTCTATTTGAAGGAATCCATCAACGAATTTTACTCGCTTCAGATTGAGCGAAATAACCGCCTATTCAATTCTACCGAGAACAACCCTTATATTATTGAGATTGACGCCAAGATCGATCGTCAGCGGAAAAATGTTTTAACCTATCTCGAAAATTCAACCCGAGCTTTCGAAGAGCAGAAACGAGCCGTTGAAGTTGCCGTTAATAAATACACGGAGAAGGTTAAGAGCATTCCTAAAAGTCAGCGGGAGATTCTGAATATTCGCCGAAAACTTCAGATTCACGAAAACCTGTATACCTTCCTCCTCGAGCGTAAGGCAGAAACGGTAATTGCTGAGGCCAGTATTATTCCAGAAACCAAGGTGATTGAATCGGCGCGTACTATTGGGCTTATCGCTCCTAACAAAAACCGGATTTACGGAACCTTTGTTTTAGTAGGATTGCTCATCGGTATCTCACTTAGCGTTATTCGTTGGTTCCTCATCGATCGGGTAGAGAGTGTAAAAGAATTGATGGGCCTTACCCCAATCAGTGTGATTGGAGGAGTAGTTCAGTATCTGGAGAAAAAGGATGATGGAGAATACCTGATTTCGGTAAATCAGCCGAAGAGTGCTCTGGCAGAATCCTACCGGGCTATTCGGGTAAATCTTGAGTTTACCTTAGGTGAAATGGAAAAGAAGCCGGGTATAGCCAACAAAATATTAGTTACATCCATTTTACCGGGAGAAGGGAAGACTTTTACTTCTTCCAATATCGGAGCCATTTTGAGTATTGCGCACAAGCGTACCGTCATTCTGGATTTTGATTTACACAAACCAAAAATACACCGGGCGCTTCAGCTGGATAATAAGGTGGGAATCACCAATTTCTTGATTGGAACAGAGCCGGTAGAGAATATTGTAAAAGGAACACAACTTCCTAATCTTGATGTGATATCCGCAGGACCAATTCCGCCAAATGGGAGTGAATTGGTTATGTCTAAGCGAGTTGCAGATTTGATTCGTTTTTGCGAAGAAAATTACGATTACGTCATTTTGGATACCCCTCCAATTGGACCTATTTCAGACGCACTGGTGCTTTCGAGTTATGCCGATGCAAGTCTGTTTGTGATTAACGTAAATAATGCAACACGACGAAATATTCGAAGCATTAATGAATTCTGGGAGAACAAGAGTATTGGAAAAGTGGCCCTGATATTGAACGGAATTCGTAAGAAACGCATGCTGTATTCCTACACCGGTTATGGATATGGATACGGTTATGGATTAGGATATGGATACGGCTATGGCTACGGCCAGGAATATAAGGATGAGGAGAGTTAG